A stretch of the Ensifer sp. PDNC004 genome encodes the following:
- a CDS encoding aromatic ring-hydroxylating dioxygenase subunit alpha, protein METRNDMLRKLKGRRDGYSLDRAFYIDPDYYRQDLENIWYKDWLFIGHDCEIPRAGNYFTVQVGDYPVVITRDRQGAIRALHNSCRHRGSRVCTQQKGSSAKLVCPYHQWTYELDGSLLFARQMGEDFDKAAHSLKPIHCETVGGYIFINLSEKPMDFTAFREMALPYLAPHRLGETKVAFESTIVEKGNWKLVWENNRECYHCAANHPELCRTYPEAPTATGVQGAKDDPVIAEHWAKCEAEGLPSEFRMSPTGQFRAARMPLIDNAESYTMSGARAVKRALSADVSQSQIGTLLMFHYPTTWNHVLADHAITFRVLPLGPELTQVTTKWLVNKDAVEGVDYNLEELTHVWTETNDQDRQIVEENAFGIRSPAYEPGPYSPEHEGGVMQFVEWYCKFMEQRLAGDAAPLSRVA, encoded by the coding sequence ATGGAAACCAGAAACGATATGCTTCGAAAGCTGAAGGGCCGGCGCGACGGCTACAGCCTCGATCGGGCCTTTTATATCGATCCCGACTACTATCGGCAGGATCTGGAAAACATCTGGTACAAGGATTGGCTGTTCATCGGCCATGACTGCGAGATCCCGCGGGCCGGCAATTATTTCACCGTCCAGGTCGGCGACTACCCCGTTGTCATCACCCGCGATCGCCAGGGTGCCATCCGGGCATTGCACAACTCCTGCCGCCATCGCGGCTCGCGCGTCTGCACGCAACAGAAGGGCTCCTCGGCCAAGCTTGTCTGTCCCTATCACCAGTGGACGTACGAGCTCGACGGCTCGCTGCTCTTCGCCCGGCAGATGGGCGAGGATTTCGACAAGGCAGCCCACAGCCTGAAGCCGATCCATTGCGAAACGGTCGGCGGCTACATCTTCATCAACTTGTCGGAAAAGCCGATGGATTTCACGGCGTTCCGCGAGATGGCCTTGCCCTATCTCGCGCCGCACCGGCTCGGCGAAACCAAGGTCGCGTTCGAAAGCACCATCGTCGAGAAGGGCAACTGGAAGCTCGTCTGGGAAAACAACCGCGAATGCTACCATTGCGCCGCCAATCACCCGGAACTCTGCCGCACCTATCCCGAAGCCCCGACCGCGACCGGGGTGCAGGGCGCCAAGGATGATCCCGTGATTGCCGAACATTGGGCTAAATGCGAGGCCGAAGGCTTGCCGAGCGAGTTCAGGATGTCGCCGACCGGCCAGTTCCGCGCCGCCCGCATGCCGCTCATCGACAATGCCGAAAGCTACACCATGTCAGGCGCGCGCGCCGTGAAGAGGGCGCTTTCGGCCGATGTTTCCCAGAGCCAGATCGGCACGCTTCTGATGTTCCACTACCCGACCACCTGGAACCATGTGCTCGCCGACCACGCCATCACCTTCCGTGTGCTGCCGCTCGGGCCTGAACTTACCCAAGTGACGACGAAGTGGCTGGTCAACAAGGATGCGGTCGAAGGCGTCGATTACAATCTCGAGGAACTGACGCATGTCTGGACCGAGACCAACGATCAGGATCGCCAGATCGTCGAAGAAAATGCCTTTGGCATCCGCTCGCCGGCCTATGAGCCCGGCCCGTATTCGCCCGAGCACGAAGGCGGCGTGATGCAGTTCGTCGAGTGGTACTGCAAGTTCATGGAGCAGCGCCTTGCTGGCGACGCGGCTCCGCTTTCAAGGGTCGCCTGA
- a CDS encoding DUF6656 family protein, which translates to MAKLRYYDAAAEAPPTIPPKMAVHTEFLRTGRINRRQWVPSERRYLSYEEVADRTGKKLNTAGDTTHKRINGFHTSIQFPKMIFHRTLVGRPHLGYCHVTAARTPVTPSKDITWSFYFANFYCDLGHETHFFEGIQPGYSRMYFAVAIEPGAEAGQMVINRNFRDNGLLFRTDDPKVALKNVLMLGAKDDALRRIIRSL; encoded by the coding sequence ATGGCAAAGTTGAGATACTACGACGCGGCAGCCGAGGCGCCGCCGACAATCCCGCCGAAGATGGCGGTTCATACCGAATTCCTGCGCACGGGCCGGATCAATCGCAGGCAATGGGTGCCGAGCGAGCGGCGCTACCTGAGCTATGAGGAAGTTGCGGACAGGACGGGCAAGAAGCTCAACACCGCCGGCGACACGACCCATAAGCGGATCAACGGGTTTCACACCTCGATCCAGTTCCCGAAGATGATCTTCCACCGCACGCTCGTCGGCCGGCCGCATCTCGGCTACTGTCACGTGACGGCGGCGCGCACGCCGGTTACTCCCTCCAAGGACATCACCTGGTCCTTCTACTTCGCCAACTTCTACTGTGACCTCGGCCACGAGACGCATTTTTTCGAAGGCATCCAGCCCGGCTATTCGCGCATGTATTTCGCCGTTGCCATCGAACCGGGCGCGGAAGCCGGCCAAATGGTCATCAACCGCAATTTTCGTGACAACGGTCTGCTGTTTCGCACCGACGATCCCAAGGTCGCACTGAAAAACGTGCTGATGCTCGGCGCCAAGGATGACGCGTTGCGCCGCATCATCCGCAGCCTCTGA
- a CDS encoding L-threonylcarbamoyladenylate synthase, with product MAEIIDTDREPDRAIARACDVLAEGEPVAIPTETVYGLAADATNPDAISRIYEMKGRPRFNPLISHVSDMAMAEAHVHFDPVSRQLAEAFWPGPLTLILRQRADSTVHALASAGLDTLGIRMPDGFSRRVIARFGRPLAAPSANTSGKISPTSAAHVEADLGGKLKLILDAGQAQIGLESTIIKVDGDEIRLLRPGGLDAAEIERLLGRPVIRPETAGATIEAPGMLASHYAPGAAVRLDAAEVHAGEALIRFGGNRIAGEEQAAIVLDLSPTGNLREAAANLFDYMKRADASGAETIAFGPIPSDGLGEAIIDRLQRAAAPRG from the coding sequence ATGGCTGAGATCATCGATACGGATAGGGAACCGGACCGCGCGATCGCGCGTGCCTGCGACGTTCTCGCCGAAGGCGAACCGGTCGCCATTCCGACCGAGACCGTCTACGGCCTTGCCGCCGACGCCACCAACCCTGATGCGATCAGCCGCATCTACGAGATGAAGGGGCGCCCGCGCTTCAATCCGTTGATCTCGCATGTCTCCGACATGGCGATGGCCGAAGCCCATGTGCACTTCGATCCGGTTTCCCGGCAGCTGGCCGAAGCCTTCTGGCCCGGCCCGCTGACGCTGATCCTTCGGCAGCGCGCCGACAGCACGGTTCATGCGCTGGCGTCCGCCGGCCTCGACACGCTCGGCATCCGCATGCCCGACGGTTTCTCGCGCCGGGTCATCGCCCGCTTCGGACGGCCATTGGCTGCGCCCAGCGCCAATACTTCAGGCAAGATCAGCCCGACCAGTGCGGCCCATGTCGAGGCCGATCTCGGTGGAAAACTGAAGCTGATCCTCGACGCCGGCCAGGCCCAGATCGGCCTTGAATCGACGATCATCAAGGTCGATGGCGACGAGATCCGGCTGCTTCGGCCGGGTGGCCTCGATGCTGCCGAGATCGAACGCCTGCTCGGCCGTCCGGTGATCCGGCCGGAGACCGCGGGAGCGACGATCGAGGCGCCGGGCATGCTTGCCTCGCATTATGCGCCCGGCGCTGCCGTGCGGCTCGATGCCGCCGAGGTGCATGCCGGCGAAGCCTTGATCCGTTTCGGCGGCAATCGGATTGCCGGCGAGGAACAGGCGGCCATCGTTCTCGACCTCAGCCCGACCGGCAATCTGCGCGAAGCCGCCGCCAATCTCTTCGACTACATGAAACGGGCGGATGCCAGCGGCGCAGAGACCATCGCCTTCGGGCCTATCCCTTCGGACGGGCTGGGGGAAGCCATCATCGATCGGTTGCAGCGGGCAGCCGCACCACGAGGGTAA